The Bifidobacterium eulemuris genome includes a window with the following:
- a CDS encoding AMP-dependent synthetase/ligase has protein sequence MLKEYTRPLAAPIDYDQNIFSVLEHRAERTPEDSLVEYKGDGGDWLSFSAVEFRDKVIAIAKGLIARGIMPGDAVSVISKTRWEWTALDMAIMSIGALTVPVYETNSAAQVAMIFNDSRVKMAFAENDAQRDKIESVRGECPNLDDVYVIDYGAIDTIEEYGRGVTTEEFYEREHAVKGSDLATIVYTSGSTGTPKGIELSHGSFVFITYSGINSMPDIAMKPNRRLLLFLPLAHVFARYMQFFCFAGNVSLGLSSNLKTILADFASFQPTFILAVPRIFEKIYNAASQKAGSGIKGRIFANATVVAKEWSAVQQSGEKMPLLLNLQHAVYDKLVYSSIMSVFGGHVEYAVSGGAPLDSSIAHFFNGVGLPLLEGYGMTETCAPTNVNPTEGYKIGTIGLPLQGVTVGIAEDGELCFKSPQVCAGYHNQPEVTEQQIVDGWLHTGDLGDLDDEGFVTVTGRKKDLIITAGGKNVSPGMLEASVMTSPVVNQCVVLGDRKPFIAAIVALDLAETNTWLKAQGATEMEDLAQAARNPIVYAEVERAVNAANELVSRAESIRKFEIVPDEFTEDNGMVTPSLKARRAAITEHYRELIDTVIYAGKK, from the coding sequence ATGCTCAAGGAATACACCCGCCCTCTGGCGGCCCCCATCGACTACGACCAGAACATCTTCTCGGTGCTCGAACACCGTGCGGAACGCACACCTGAGGATTCGCTGGTGGAATACAAGGGGGACGGCGGCGATTGGCTGTCGTTCTCCGCCGTGGAATTTCGCGACAAGGTGATCGCCATCGCCAAAGGACTGATCGCGCGCGGCATCATGCCCGGGGACGCCGTATCCGTGATCTCCAAAACACGTTGGGAATGGACCGCCCTCGATATGGCGATCATGTCGATCGGCGCGCTCACCGTGCCCGTGTACGAGACGAACTCCGCCGCGCAGGTCGCCATGATCTTCAACGACTCCCGCGTCAAAATGGCCTTCGCCGAGAACGACGCGCAGCGCGACAAAATCGAATCCGTACGCGGCGAATGTCCGAACCTCGACGACGTGTATGTGATCGACTACGGAGCGATCGACACCATCGAGGAATACGGCCGCGGCGTGACCACCGAGGAGTTCTACGAACGCGAACACGCGGTGAAGGGAAGCGATCTGGCGACCATCGTGTACACCTCCGGCTCCACGGGCACGCCGAAAGGCATCGAATTGAGCCACGGCAGCTTCGTGTTCATCACCTACTCCGGCATCAACTCCATGCCCGACATCGCGATGAAACCGAACCGCCGGCTGCTGCTGTTCCTGCCGCTCGCGCATGTGTTCGCACGCTACATGCAGTTCTTCTGCTTCGCCGGCAACGTCTCTCTGGGCTTGTCGAGCAATCTGAAAACCATTCTGGCCGATTTCGCCAGCTTCCAGCCCACCTTCATCCTCGCCGTGCCGCGTATTTTCGAGAAGATCTACAACGCCGCCTCCCAGAAGGCCGGTTCGGGCATCAAGGGACGCATTTTCGCGAACGCCACCGTCGTGGCCAAGGAATGGTCCGCGGTGCAGCAGTCCGGCGAGAAGATGCCTCTGTTGCTGAACTTGCAGCATGCGGTGTACGACAAGCTGGTCTACTCCTCCATCATGAGCGTGTTCGGTGGCCATGTGGAATACGCCGTGTCCGGCGGCGCGCCGCTCGACTCGTCCATCGCGCATTTCTTCAACGGCGTGGGACTTCCGCTGCTGGAAGGCTACGGTATGACCGAAACCTGCGCGCCGACCAACGTGAACCCTACGGAAGGCTACAAGATCGGCACCATCGGACTGCCCCTGCAGGGCGTGACCGTGGGCATCGCCGAGGACGGCGAACTGTGCTTCAAGAGCCCACAGGTGTGCGCGGGCTACCACAACCAGCCTGAGGTCACCGAACAGCAGATCGTCGACGGCTGGCTGCATACCGGCGATCTGGGCGATCTGGATGATGAGGGCTTCGTGACGGTCACCGGCCGTAAGAAGGATCTGATCATCACCGCAGGCGGCAAGAACGTCTCTCCGGGCATGTTGGAGGCCTCCGTGATGACCTCGCCGGTGGTGAACCAGTGCGTGGTGCTCGGCGACCGCAAGCCGTTCATCGCGGCCATCGTGGCTTTGGATTTGGCGGAAACCAACACCTGGCTCAAAGCCCAAGGGGCCACCGAGATGGAGGACCTTGCCCAGGCGGCGAGGAACCCGATCGTCTACGCCGAGGTGGAACGCGCCGTGAACGCCGCCAACGAGCTGGTCTCCCGCGCCGAATCCATCCGCAAATTCGAGATCGTGCCCGATGAGTTCACCGAGGACAACGGCATGGTGACGCCGAGCCTGAAGGCCCGTCGCGCCGCGATCACCGAACACTACCGCGAGCTCATCGACACGGTGATCTACGCGGGCAAGAAGTAG
- the rimI gene encoding ribosomal protein S18-alanine N-acetyltransferase — protein sequence MIAELETIDRDTAVRAIAAMEAELFGRGAWSERMVREELDAPARTYVVDIEPDAPTGSPSAIRGYAGFWYDGEDAELMTIGVGKAHQRKGIAAALLRRLLDEASRQGARRMLLEVRVDNEPALALYHRFGFERMGLRKRYYQPEGIDAYTMSVELAPRMVGFAREEHRNEGAAQ from the coding sequence ATGATCGCCGAATTGGAAACGATCGACCGCGATACGGCGGTGCGCGCCATCGCCGCGATGGAGGCCGAACTGTTCGGACGCGGCGCATGGAGCGAGCGCATGGTGCGCGAGGAGCTGGACGCGCCCGCCCGCACCTATGTCGTGGATATCGAGCCCGACGCCCCGACCGGATCGCCCTCAGCCATCCGTGGATACGCCGGATTCTGGTACGACGGCGAGGACGCCGAACTCATGACCATCGGCGTCGGCAAGGCCCACCAGCGCAAGGGCATCGCCGCCGCGTTGCTGCGGCGTCTGCTGGACGAGGCGTCACGGCAGGGCGCGCGGCGCATGCTGCTCGAGGTGCGCGTGGACAACGAACCCGCGTTGGCCCTCTACCATCGCTTCGGATTCGAACGCATGGGGTTGCGCAAACGGTACTATCAGCCCGAAGGCATCGACGCGTACACCATGAGCGTGGAATTGGCTCCGCGCATGGTGGGATTCGCGCGTGAGGAACACAGGAACGAAGGAGCGGCGCAATGA
- the tsaE gene encoding tRNA (adenosine(37)-N6)-threonylcarbamoyltransferase complex ATPase subunit type 1 TsaE, whose protein sequence is MSEFSHSIPTDEAMRGFGMRIAHMVRGGDVLLLSGPLGAGKTTFAQGFGAGLGIDGPIVSPTFTIARELDGRFVDGTAAHLVHVDAYRLGGNAYAPGQNSAERLLDELESLGLDEELEDPSDDTVVLMEWGEQMAAALAPERLEIHIERPLDMTREAGGAPTSEGTRIVTLVPVGSDWQSRIASFDDIGKERQ, encoded by the coding sequence ATGAGCGAGTTCTCCCACTCCATTCCCACCGACGAGGCGATGCGCGGATTCGGCATGCGAATCGCACATATGGTCCGCGGTGGCGACGTGCTGCTGCTGTCCGGCCCTCTGGGCGCGGGCAAAACCACCTTCGCGCAAGGATTCGGCGCGGGGTTGGGCATCGACGGGCCTATCGTGTCGCCGACCTTCACCATCGCCCGCGAACTGGACGGACGGTTCGTGGACGGCACCGCCGCACATCTGGTGCATGTGGACGCGTACCGTCTTGGCGGCAACGCCTACGCGCCCGGACAGAACAGCGCCGAACGGCTGCTCGACGAACTCGAATCCTTAGGACTTGACGAAGAGCTCGAGGATCCCAGCGACGACACCGTGGTGCTGATGGAATGGGGCGAGCAGATGGCCGCGGCCTTGGCCCCCGAACGTCTCGAAATCCACATCGAGCGTCCGTTGGATATGACTCGGGAGGCGGGCGGCGCGCCGACCAGCGAGGGGACTAGAATCGTGACGTTGGTTCCGGTCGGCAGCGACTGGCAATCGCGTATCGCATCATTCGACGACATCGGCAAGGAGCGGCAATGA
- the tsaB gene encoding tRNA (adenosine(37)-N6)-threonylcarbamoyltransferase complex dimerization subunit type 1 TsaB, translating to MTERGEQSNTNTLVIDTSYGSTVGIVGREPITETDSRTHVERLQANIARAVAEAGLKPADLDEIIVGTGPAPFTGLRAGVVAAKALAFATGATLIGHDVLSAQAQWNLIRRSEAGTLGDAVDGGRHVLTLAVNDARRKQLYFQLEQASLTSKRPVQALIAMDIDYPENIVERVNAAVRAFAEEHPGAQVVVDVIGHGAAKYASVFERMEHLGDISDESVLDQGAQGLSIFWEDAVLAHGLRPDAPVEPLYLRRPDAEIPNPLKHVLGHAGADKA from the coding sequence ATGACCGAACGGGGAGAGCAGTCCAACACCAATACGTTGGTCATCGACACCTCCTATGGCTCCACCGTCGGCATCGTGGGTCGCGAGCCGATCACGGAAACCGATTCGCGCACGCATGTGGAACGTTTGCAGGCCAATATCGCCCGCGCCGTCGCCGAAGCGGGACTGAAGCCCGCCGATTTGGACGAAATCATCGTGGGCACCGGTCCCGCGCCGTTCACCGGCCTCAGGGCGGGCGTCGTGGCGGCCAAGGCGCTGGCCTTCGCCACAGGAGCGACGCTGATCGGCCACGACGTGTTGTCCGCCCAAGCGCAATGGAACCTGATCCGCCGTTCCGAGGCCGGCACGTTGGGCGACGCCGTTGACGGCGGCCGTCATGTGCTGACTTTGGCTGTGAACGACGCGCGGCGCAAACAACTGTATTTTCAATTGGAACAGGCTTCATTGACTTCGAAGCGGCCCGTCCAGGCGCTGATCGCCATGGACATCGACTATCCGGAGAACATCGTGGAACGGGTGAACGCCGCCGTGCGTGCGTTCGCCGAGGAACATCCCGGCGCGCAGGTCGTGGTGGACGTGATCGGCCATGGCGCGGCGAAATACGCCTCCGTGTTTGAGCGGATGGAGCATCTGGGTGATATCAGCGACGAATCCGTGCTCGACCAAGGAGCTCAGGGACTGTCGATCTTCTGGGAGGATGCCGTGCTCGCGCATGGTCTCCGGCCGGACGCTCCCGTGGAGCCGTTGTATCTGCGCCGCCCGGACGCGGAGATTCCGAACCCGCTCAAGCATGTGCTCGGCCACGCCGGCGCGGACAAGGCCTGA
- the holA gene encoding DNA polymerase III subunit delta, translated as MAKTAAANAPVRIVSGGDAYLNEQTVRDLCQRALNARPGSELIELDATHADRYAFDEAVSPSLLSDVSVVKLLNVQNADEKLADALVDYCKQACADPAGSSVVVCQHEGGVKGKRLIDQLVKAGAGKEEVPDLKRADAQLNFVLQRFDRNGRRVDPMAAQQLVSVLAGKTGELAAMCDQLCFDFDDNPMGLNRVNQYLTANPQVTGFNVADKAMEGRAADAIVMMRSAVEQGIDPIALIGALAMKLRTMAKASAVKAGTISQAEAKTNPWVLKNAMRQLSGWTSEGLGRCIRTLAWADEQSKTNGGDPVYALEQSIMLIAGKGRAS; from the coding sequence ATGGCCAAAACAGCAGCGGCGAACGCCCCGGTGCGCATCGTATCGGGAGGCGACGCCTATCTCAACGAGCAGACCGTGCGGGACCTGTGCCAGCGGGCTCTGAACGCGCGTCCAGGCAGCGAACTCATCGAACTGGACGCCACGCACGCCGACCGGTACGCCTTCGACGAGGCGGTGAGCCCCTCGCTGCTGTCCGACGTGTCCGTGGTGAAACTGCTCAACGTGCAGAACGCCGATGAGAAGCTCGCCGACGCGTTGGTCGACTACTGCAAGCAGGCCTGCGCAGATCCGGCCGGCTCCAGCGTGGTTGTCTGCCAGCATGAGGGCGGGGTCAAAGGCAAACGCCTGATCGACCAGCTGGTGAAGGCCGGCGCCGGCAAAGAGGAGGTCCCCGACCTCAAACGCGCCGACGCGCAGCTGAACTTCGTGCTGCAACGGTTCGACCGCAACGGCCGGCGCGTCGACCCGATGGCCGCCCAGCAGCTGGTTTCCGTGCTGGCGGGCAAAACCGGCGAACTGGCCGCCATGTGCGACCAATTATGCTTCGACTTCGACGACAATCCCATGGGATTGAACCGCGTCAACCAGTATCTGACCGCCAACCCTCAGGTCACCGGGTTCAATGTGGCCGACAAGGCCATGGAGGGGCGCGCCGCGGACGCGATCGTGATGATGCGTTCGGCCGTGGAGCAGGGCATCGACCCCATCGCGCTGATTGGCGCGCTGGCCATGAAACTGCGCACCATGGCCAAAGCCTCGGCCGTGAAGGCGGGCACGATCTCGCAGGCGGAGGCCAAAACGAATCCGTGGGTGCTGAAGAACGCCATGCGTCAACTTTCCGGATGGACCTCCGAAGGGCTCGGGCGTTGCATCCGGACATTGGCCTGGGCCGATGAGCAAAGCAAAACCAACGGCGGCGACCCCGTCTACGCTCTGGAACAGTCCATTATGCTGATCGCCGGAAAAGGACGGGCGTCCTGA
- a CDS encoding M23 family metallopeptidase, translating into MNRHIGRCGECHDQSRARKTRFEYERRRVQEERLRALTSALAIFAVMVVLLTCILATGAGQERYMLADERKDCGTATPIAFTALAVDMSVSSSSDESRCQSVFDWPVAQVSLEQEFRRPPTTWSAGHRGVDLLAEEGTALLAPADGVVSFAGVVAGKDVVSVRHGTILSSFEPATTDLKVGTSVRRGEGFAVTGGGSDHCGNRCVHWGLRRGADDYLDPGAYTARTVISLKAHRSTGRLTDDSTFFSTGSLYNARRSIT; encoded by the coding sequence ATGAACCGACATATCGGGCGATGCGGCGAATGCCACGACCAAAGCCGCGCCAGAAAAACACGATTCGAATACGAACGCCGACGGGTCCAAGAGGAGCGGCTCCGCGCCTTGACGTCGGCCTTGGCGATATTCGCTGTGATGGTGGTGCTGTTGACCTGCATCCTTGCCACGGGTGCGGGGCAAGAGCGGTACATGCTCGCCGATGAGCGGAAGGACTGCGGGACGGCGACCCCCATCGCCTTCACGGCATTGGCGGTCGATATGAGCGTCTCCAGTTCCTCCGACGAGTCGCGCTGCCAGTCCGTGTTTGATTGGCCGGTGGCCCAGGTCAGCCTCGAACAGGAGTTCCGCAGGCCTCCCACGACGTGGTCCGCTGGCCATCGAGGTGTGGATTTGCTCGCCGAAGAGGGGACGGCGCTGCTCGCTCCCGCGGATGGCGTGGTGAGCTTCGCCGGCGTGGTGGCGGGTAAGGATGTGGTCAGCGTACGCCATGGCACGATCCTCTCGAGTTTCGAACCGGCCACCACCGACCTGAAGGTCGGCACAAGCGTGCGGCGGGGCGAGGGATTCGCCGTGACGGGCGGAGGATCGGACCATTGCGGAAACCGGTGCGTGCATTGGGGGCTTCGACGCGGCGCCGATGATTATCTGGATCCGGGCGCGTATACGGCGCGTACGGTCATCTCCCTCAAAGCCCACCGCTCGACCGGTCGCTTAACAGATGATTCCACCTTCTTCAGCACTGGGTCGTTATACAATGCGAGACGGAGCATAACGTAA
- the tsaD gene encoding tRNA (adenosine(37)-N6)-threonylcarbamoyltransferase complex transferase subunit TsaD, with protein sequence MSEAIVLGIESTCDETAAAVVRGRELVSNVVASSMEEHARYGGVIPEIASRAHAEAFVPCVSKALADANMTLADVDAIAVSAGPGLAGCLAVGVSGVKALAWAANKPLYGVNHVIGHIAVTQLQFGAFPPDTMALIVSGGHTSLLHVEDVARKIDVVGTTLDDAAGECFDKVARLLGFPYPGGPHIDRHAQAGDPHAIRVPQGLTQGKAGAAHPYDFSFSGVKTAVARWIETEQALGHDIPVDDVCASLADSVADVLAKKAMRGCEQYGSDTLIVGGGFSANSQLRAKLLEYGEKHGVEVRIPQLKLCTDNGAMVAMLGVNLVEAGIAPSGPDFPIDSSMPLTTVSL encoded by the coding sequence ATGAGCGAAGCGATCGTGCTCGGCATCGAATCCACATGCGACGAAACCGCCGCCGCCGTCGTGCGCGGACGCGAGCTCGTCTCGAACGTCGTGGCCTCATCCATGGAGGAGCATGCGCGCTACGGCGGCGTGATCCCCGAAATCGCCTCGCGCGCGCACGCCGAGGCCTTCGTGCCCTGCGTGTCCAAGGCGTTGGCCGACGCGAACATGACCTTGGCCGACGTGGACGCGATCGCGGTCTCCGCGGGGCCGGGCTTGGCCGGATGCCTCGCCGTGGGCGTCTCCGGCGTCAAAGCGCTGGCATGGGCCGCGAACAAGCCGTTGTACGGCGTGAACCACGTCATCGGGCATATCGCCGTCACCCAACTGCAATTCGGCGCGTTCCCGCCGGATACGATGGCGCTGATCGTCTCCGGCGGGCACACCTCCCTGCTGCATGTGGAGGATGTGGCGCGCAAAATCGACGTGGTCGGCACCACCTTGGACGACGCGGCGGGGGAGTGCTTCGACAAAGTGGCGCGCCTGCTCGGCTTCCCCTATCCGGGAGGTCCGCATATCGACCGCCACGCGCAGGCCGGCGACCCGCACGCCATCCGCGTGCCGCAGGGGTTGACGCAGGGCAAGGCCGGCGCGGCGCATCCGTATGATTTCAGCTTCTCCGGAGTGAAAACCGCCGTGGCGCGCTGGATCGAAACCGAACAGGCTTTGGGCCATGACATCCCCGTGGACGACGTGTGCGCCTCTCTGGCCGACTCCGTGGCCGACGTGCTGGCGAAGAAGGCCATGCGCGGATGCGAACAGTACGGTTCCGACACGCTTATCGTGGGCGGCGGATTCTCCGCCAACTCGCAGCTGCGGGCCAAACTGCTCGAATACGGCGAGAAACATGGCGTCGAGGTGCGGATTCCGCAACTCAAACTCTGCACCGACAACGGCGCGATGGTCGCCATGCTCGGCGTGAACCTCGTGGAGGCGGGCATCGCCCCCAGCGGACCGGATTTCCCCATCGACTCGTCCATGCCGCTGACCACGGTTTCGCTGTAG
- a CDS encoding NADP-dependent isocitrate dehydrogenase, whose product MAKIKVEGTVVELDGDEMTRVIWKDIKDRLILPYLDVDLEYYDLGIENRDATDDQVTIDSAEAIKKHHVGVKCATITPDEARVKEFGLKKMWKSPNGTIRNILGGTIFREPIVMSNVPRLVPGWTKPIVVARHAFGDQYKATDFKVPGAGRLTVTFTPDDGSEPIEHVVYDYPAEGGVAQVQYNVNESIRGFARACFNYGLLRHYPVYLSTKNTILKAYDGQFKDIFAEVFETEYKQRFEAEGLTYEHRLIDDMVASSLKWSGGYVWACKNYDGDVQSDTVAQGFGSLGLMTSVLMTPDGQTVEAEAAHGTVTRHYRRWQAGEKTSTNPIASIFAWTGGLRHRAKLDGTPEVAHFADTLEQVIVSTVESGRMTKDLATLIGPDQAWLDTDGFMNALDEELAKALAA is encoded by the coding sequence ATGGCCAAAATCAAGGTCGAAGGCACGGTCGTCGAACTCGACGGCGACGAAATGACCCGCGTCATCTGGAAGGACATCAAGGACCGTCTGATTCTGCCCTATCTCGATGTGGATCTGGAATACTACGATCTGGGCATCGAGAACCGCGACGCCACCGACGACCAGGTGACGATCGATTCGGCCGAGGCCATCAAGAAGCATCATGTGGGCGTCAAATGCGCCACCATCACGCCCGACGAGGCGCGAGTCAAGGAATTCGGCCTCAAGAAGATGTGGAAGTCCCCCAACGGCACCATCCGCAACATCCTCGGCGGCACGATCTTCCGCGAGCCGATCGTGATGAGCAACGTGCCGCGTCTGGTGCCCGGCTGGACCAAGCCGATCGTCGTGGCCCGCCACGCCTTCGGCGACCAGTACAAGGCCACCGACTTCAAGGTGCCGGGGGCGGGCCGCCTCACCGTCACCTTCACCCCCGATGACGGCTCCGAGCCGATCGAGCACGTGGTCTACGACTATCCCGCCGAAGGCGGCGTGGCCCAGGTGCAGTACAACGTGAACGAGTCCATCCGCGGCTTCGCGCGCGCCTGCTTCAACTACGGTCTGCTGCGCCACTACCCGGTGTACCTCTCCACGAAGAACACGATCCTCAAGGCCTACGACGGCCAATTCAAGGACATCTTCGCCGAAGTCTTCGAAACCGAGTACAAGCAGCGCTTCGAGGCCGAAGGACTGACCTACGAGCACCGCCTCATCGACGATATGGTCGCCAGCTCGCTCAAGTGGAGCGGCGGATACGTGTGGGCCTGCAAGAACTACGACGGCGACGTGCAGTCCGACACGGTGGCCCAAGGCTTCGGCTCGCTCGGCCTGATGACCTCCGTGCTCATGACCCCGGACGGACAGACCGTCGAGGCCGAGGCCGCGCACGGCACCGTGACCCGCCACTACCGCCGTTGGCAGGCCGGCGAGAAGACCTCCACCAACCCGATCGCCTCCATTTTCGCTTGGACCGGCGGCCTGCGCCACCGCGCCAAGCTCGACGGCACCCCCGAGGTCGCGCATTTCGCCGACACGCTGGAGCAGGTGATCGTCTCCACCGTCGAATCCGGCCGTATGACCAAGGATCTGGCCACGCTGATCGGCCCCGACCAGGCATGGCTCGACACCGACGGATTCATGAACGCGCTGGACGAGGAGCTCGCGAAGGCGCTCGCCGCGTAG
- a CDS encoding response regulator, whose translation MNDRNAWAGDSVEGRDGRFRRYPVSYRIALLDNDRRALLSLQELVEQHLAPSQVIWTVERGEDAIGRCCDARQTPDLLVVDMSLEGLQGSSVCRRIRAQSTRPAILGITSFSLNWYRQKASVCGMQGLIGKSDDQEIAQAMRVVAAGGALPGFDTAQMAHLRLKNDHSLNLLLTMREEEIITLSAERGMSNQEIGDLLGIADATVRKHMQHIVAKLNANSVRHASAIWLNQAE comes from the coding sequence ATGAATGACCGGAATGCTTGGGCAGGTGATTCGGTTGAAGGCCGCGACGGCCGGTTCCGTCGGTATCCGGTCAGTTATCGTATCGCCCTGTTGGACAATGACAGGCGAGCGTTGCTTTCCCTGCAGGAACTGGTCGAACAGCATCTGGCGCCATCGCAGGTGATATGGACGGTCGAGCGAGGCGAGGACGCCATCGGACGATGCTGCGACGCTCGGCAGACGCCGGATCTGCTGGTTGTGGATATGTCATTGGAAGGACTGCAGGGGAGCAGCGTATGCCGACGGATACGCGCCCAATCCACGCGGCCGGCCATACTGGGAATCACCAGTTTCTCATTGAACTGGTATCGGCAAAAAGCCTCGGTCTGCGGCATGCAGGGACTGATAGGGAAAAGCGATGACCAGGAAATCGCGCAGGCGATGCGAGTAGTGGCCGCCGGAGGCGCGCTTCCCGGATTCGATACGGCCCAGATGGCGCATCTGCGACTGAAAAACGACCATTCCCTCAATCTGCTGCTCACCATGCGCGAGGAGGAAATCATCACGTTGTCGGCGGAACGAGGCATGAGCAATCAGGAGATCGGCGATCTGCTGGGAATCGCTGATGCCACGGTCAGAAAGCATATGCAGCATATCGTTGCCAAGCTCAACGCGAACAGCGTGCGTCATGCATCGGCCATCTGGCTCAATCAGGCGGAATAA
- a CDS encoding substrate-binding domain-containing protein produces MTTRNSSFAARLTALMAAAGLLVGLGACSSADNGQSEDPDSSSTTVSTGAKDGAVAIFTPSDGITISQHTPLNKWAKLVPEITDALEAEGMSGDHIESFTSDSLDRQSRTVQDYVVDHLSATDEDDIEAQHTTLLVAPVVQTDDSTRQYGDYIRQELAHDDENDENTADDADASDTSDTSDTGSADDGDSSADASEGTSEADGTDSTEDAEDSEAERIVEENRQAADRLVSALRLAQDSGMHVVLMASTIEGYSPDAFVSFSDARSIGQLQAEKMVTKLELDKVSEDNPKYVEVMLPYDPQSSSADTDDAASADDADTSASFAQEAFAGIWSVLGPYFESGVLRSPSGILTASTTADDWRLVAYDASEDDATGSELANRLDVENSDSGHTRIDGVIAMNDYVASDVIDELEALGYTGSAADINPSITISGIVDNITGKKDLAREAVPDPIKAPDTDGTDADTQDEAERDAQWPLVTGYGAYVDSMPDLVSGKQWMTGLEDRKALAEATAQACVRLNTGTTLDDMESVSTTTIAGKETPTISEALLAVSASNLKAELITPGYITMAEAGL; encoded by the coding sequence ATGACCACGCGCAATTCCTCGTTCGCAGCACGTCTCACCGCGCTTATGGCGGCGGCCGGCCTGCTTGTCGGGTTGGGGGCGTGCTCTTCGGCGGACAACGGACAATCCGAGGATCCCGATTCGTCAAGCACCACGGTCTCCACCGGGGCGAAGGACGGCGCCGTCGCCATCTTCACCCCATCGGACGGCATCACCATCTCCCAACACACCCCATTGAACAAGTGGGCGAAGCTGGTACCGGAGATCACCGACGCGCTGGAGGCCGAGGGCATGTCCGGCGACCATATCGAATCCTTCACCTCCGATTCGCTGGATCGGCAGAGCCGTACCGTGCAGGATTACGTGGTCGACCATCTCTCCGCGACGGACGAGGACGACATCGAGGCGCAGCACACCACGCTGCTGGTGGCGCCGGTGGTTCAGACCGATGATTCCACCAGACAATACGGCGATTACATCCGTCAGGAACTGGCGCACGACGACGAGAACGACGAGAACACGGCCGACGATGCCGACGCCTCCGACACGTCCGACACGTCCGACACCGGTTCGGCGGACGATGGTGATTCGTCCGCCGATGCCTCCGAGGGAACGTCCGAAGCCGATGGGACGGATTCCACCGAAGACGCCGAGGATTCCGAAGCCGAGCGAATCGTCGAGGAAAACCGTCAGGCCGCCGACAGGCTGGTGTCCGCGCTGCGTCTCGCCCAGGATTCCGGCATGCATGTGGTACTGATGGCCAGCACCATCGAAGGCTACTCCCCTGACGCGTTCGTCTCATTCAGCGACGCGCGGTCCATAGGGCAGCTGCAGGCGGAGAAAATGGTGACCAAACTCGAGCTCGACAAGGTCAGTGAGGACAATCCCAAATACGTCGAGGTGATGCTGCCCTACGATCCGCAGTCCTCTTCGGCTGACACCGATGATGCGGCCAGTGCCGATGACGCCGACACATCCGCCTCCTTCGCTCAAGAGGCCTTCGCCGGCATCTGGAGCGTGTTGGGACCGTATTTCGAGTCCGGCGTGCTGCGCAGCCCGTCGGGCATTCTCACCGCGTCGACCACCGCCGACGATTGGAGGCTGGTCGCCTATGACGCCTCCGAGGACGACGCGACCGGCAGCGAGCTCGCCAACCGTTTGGATGTGGAGAACAGCGATTCCGGACACACCCGCATCGACGGCGTGATCGCCATGAACGACTATGTGGCCTCCGATGTGATCGATGAGCTGGAGGCGCTGGGCTATACCGGTTCCGCCGCGGATATCAATCCGTCGATCACCATTTCCGGCATCGTCGACAACATCACCGGCAAGAAGGACCTGGCCCGCGAAGCCGTGCCCGATCCCATCAAAGCCCCCGATACCGACGGCACGGACGCCGATACGCAGGACGAGGCGGAACGCGACGCGCAGTGGCCGTTGGTCACCGGCTATGGCGCGTATGTGGACAGCATGCCGGATCTGGTCAGTGGCAAGCAGTGGATGACCGGTCTGGAGGACCGCAAGGCGTTGGCAGAGGCCACCGCCCAGGCCTGCGTGCGGCTGAACACCGGAACGACTTTGGACGATATGGAATCGGTAAGCACCACAACCATCGCGGGTAAGGAAACGCCGACCATCAGCGAGGCTTTGCTGGCGGTCAGCGCTTCCAATCTCAAGGCCGAGCTCATCACGCCCGGCTATATCACCATGGCCGAAGCCGGTTTATAG